In the Helianthus annuus cultivar XRQ/B chromosome 11, HanXRQr2.0-SUNRISE, whole genome shotgun sequence genome, one interval contains:
- the LOC110889222 gene encoding aspartic proteinase-like protein 2: MPQFTVLSIYVILIFLSQLYVSAVDDHPNHPVILRPPHSGSNRHTMFLPLFPSPPNSSRISSGDAISRRHLHKSDVSRSNARMALHDDLLLNGYYTTRLWIGSPPQRFALIVDTGSTVTYVPCSTCQHCGKHQDPKFDPDSSSTYKPVKCNVDCSCDNNREQCTYERQYAEMSSSSGVLGEDIVSFGNQSDLPPQRAVFGCENRETGDLYSQHADGIMGLGRGDLSIVDQLVDGGVISNSFSLCYGGMDVGGGAMVLGGISPPSDIVYSRSDPRRSPYYNVKLKELHVAGKRLPLRSSVFDGKHGTILDSGTTYAYLPEAAFVAFKLAIMKELHGVHQIKGPDPSYNDICFAGAGSDVSQLSKTFPSVEMVFGKGQKLLLAPENYLFRHSKVSGAYCLGVFQNGKDPTTLLGGIIVRNTFVTYDREHEKIGFWKTNCSEIWETLHVSGGPPQSSSPPDKSNPTADVSPSSPPTTSPQYIPPGETEVGSITFYMSVSLNDTDVKSEITELAPLIAQELHVNSSQVHLLNSTSEGNDYVTEWSVTPPESADFMSNATASNIISRIAEGGVHLPKLYGKYRLYNWDIYPPAKRSWRHKYYVVGLAVSMLALVVGLSSMGTWWFWRHKQHSNLQYKPVDSMVVPEQELQPL; encoded by the exons ATGCCGCAATTCACCGTCTTATCAATTTATGTAATACTCATATTTCTATCACAACTGTATGTTTCTGCTGTTGATGATCATCCGAACCACCCTGTTATTCTCCGGCCACCACACTCCGGCAGCAACCGCCACACCATGTTTCTACCTCTGTTCCCCTCTCCGCCTAACTCTTCTCGGATCTCCTCCGGCGATGCGATTTCCCGGCGTCACCTCCACAAGTCTGATGTTTCTCGTTCGAATGCTCGCATGGCTCTGCATGATGATCTCCTCCTCAACGG GTACTACACCACTAGACTCTGGATTGGATCACCCCCTCAGAGGTTTGCACTTATTGTTGACACAGGGAGTACTGTTACATATGTCCCATGCTCCACCTGTCAACATTGTGGCAAGCATCAG GACCCAAAGTTTGATCCCGACTCATCCAGCACGTACAAGCCGGTTAAATGCAACGTTGATTGCTCCTGTGATAATAACAGAGAACAATGCACCTACGAAAGGCAATACGCCGAAATGAGTTCCAGCAGTGGTGTTCTCGGTGAGGATATCGTATCTTTCGGCAACCAAAGCGATCTTCCACCTCAGCGTGCTGTTTTCGGGTGTGAAAATAGGGAAACCGGTGATCTGTACAGTCAGCACGCTGACGGAATTATGGGTTTGGGTCGCGGTGATTTGAGTATAGTTGATCAACTTGTTGACGGAGGCGTTATAAGTAATTCGTTTTCCTTGTGCTACGGTGGGATGGACGTCGGTGGCGGTGCCATGGTTCTCGGTGGAATTTCTCCGCCTTCGGATATCGTGTATTCTCGTTCGGACCCTAGACGCAG CCCATATTACAATGTCAAGTTGAAGGAGTTGCATGTTGCGGGAAAGCGGTTGCCGTTACGCTCAAGTGTCTTTGATGGAAAGCATGGAACGATTTTAGACAGTGGTACAACTTACGCCTATCTACCTGAAGCAGCTTTCGTGGCGTTTAAACTTGCC ATAATGAAAGAACTTCACGGTGTTCATCAGATTAAAGGTCCCGATCCAAGTTATAACGACATTTGCTTCGCAGGTGCCGGAAG TGATGTTTCACAACTCTCGAAAACCTTCCCGTCTGTTGAAATGGTTTTCGGGAAGGGACAAAAGTTGTTACTCGCCCCGGAGAACTACTTGTTCAGG CATTCAAAGGTTAGTGGAGCGTATTGTCTTGGGGTTTTTCAGAACGGAAAGGATCCGACCACTCTTTTAGGAG GCATCATTGTCCGTAACACATTTGTTACGTACGACCGTGAACACGAAAAGATTGGATTTTGGAAAACCAACTGTTCGGAAATATGGGAAACACTTCACGTTTCTGGCGGGCCCCCTCAATCATCTTCTCCACCAGATAAATCAAATCCCACTGCTGACGTCTCCCCTTCTTCGCCTCCAACGACATCCCCACAATATATTCCTCCAG GAGAAACAGAAGTTGGTAGTATTACATTTTATATGTCGGTCTCACTTAACGACACCGATGTGAAGTCCGAAATCACAGAGCTTGCTCCGCTAATTGCTCAGGAGTTGCATGTTAACAGTTCACAG GTTCACTTACTGAATTCTACGTCCGAAGGAAATGATTATGTTACAGAATGGTCCGTTACTCCACCAGAATCTGCCGACTTCATGTCTAATGCAACCGCGTCG AACATTATTTCTAGGATAGCTGAAGGTGGTGTACACCTTCCGAAGTTATACGGAAAATACCGATTATACAATTGGGATATTTACCCCCCAGCAAAAAG AAGCTGGAGGCATAAATATTACGTGGTTGGATTGGCGGTGTCGATGTTAGCGTTAGTAGTTGGATTATCGAGTATGGGAACATGGTGGTTTTGGAGACACAAGCAACACTCGAATTTGCAGTATAAACCGGTGGACTCAATGGTTGTGCCGGAGCAAGAACTTCAGCCACTGTGA
- the LOC110889220 gene encoding classical arabinogalactan protein 4 has product MDLKKAVVLAFIFAIVAAVGAQAPASSPVNAPPTTVKPPAAAPVSSPPAKAPVTAPPTAETPASTPPAAAPVSSPPASTPPAAAPVSSPPAVESPPVPEPVSSPAPETAPTPEAAAPAPSKKKTKAKKHDAPSPAPASGDLSPADAPTEAPGPSTDSAEVADESGAERLKSVQFVMAVALAAFCWF; this is encoded by the exons ATGGATCTGAAAAAAGCAGTTGTTCTCGCCTTCATCTTCGCCATTGTTGCTGCCGTCGGAGCTCAAGCACCAGCATCTTCGCCGGTGAATGCACCTCCAACAACCGTCAAACCGCCTGCCGCAGCACCTGTGAGTTCTCCTCCGGCGAAAGCTCCGGTGACAGCTCCGCCAACTGCTGAGACTCCGGCGAGTACTCCGCCTGCTGCGGCGCCGGTGAGTTCTCCTCCGGCAAGTACTCCGCCAGCTGCGGCGCCGGTGAGTTCTCCTCCGGCGGTTGAATCGCCGCCGGTGCCTGAACCGGTGAGTTCTCCCGCACCGGAGACTGCTCCGACTCCTGAAGCTGCTGCTCCGGCGCCGAGTAAGAAGAAGACTAAGGCGAAGAAGCATGATGCGCCGTCGCCGGCTCCCGCTTCCGGTGATCTTTCTCCGGCGGATGCTCCGACTGAGGCTCCTGGACCGAGCACTGACTCCGCTGAAGTCGCCGATGAG AGTGGAGCTGAGAGATTGAAGAGTGTACAGTTTGTGATGGCGGTGGCATTGGCAGCATTCTGCTggttctag
- the LOC110889221 gene encoding U-box domain-containing protein 4, whose protein sequence is MEISLLSVLLKNISSFFNMQSHENRASELVQMYHQKVKEILKIIKPVLESIVDAEVASDESLQKEFPGLSQSVEDLRELLEDCHPLMSKVYFVMQVESLFAKVRAQSLEVFELLKSSPEGLPDELSSASLEICIQKIKHMGYEKSSAILSKAIRDQAEGSGPNADSTSKIADFLSLKSNQELLIEAVALEKLKENAEQAEKMGDLECIEEMVALVTHMNDCLIEAKQSQSANPVPIPPDFCCPLSLELMTDPVIVASGQTYERSYIRKWLDLGLTVCPKTMQTLAHTNLIPNYTVKALIANWCESNNIKLPEPVKTLNVTQPRSPESSVRAIGSSGGTSRQDGTSPVHHVQSSYEDSLPENGHDVTESGDQSLDSRAQSSANEKLTEGHQRTVSTSSTHSNASFSQELSHEANDASGTQAATAYSSDASGEVAPAPEPQPAAATTPTAPRRDHEFSPRFETRPRNQLWRRPSDRYGPRIVSSPSTENRPDLTGVETQVKKLVEELSSDSVDVVRKATGELRLLARHNMDNRIVIANCGGIGLLIGLLRSTDEQVQENAVTALLNLSINDNNKSAIANADAIEPLIHVLETGSSEAKENSAATLFSLSVIEDNKIRIGRSGAIRPLVDLLGNGTPRGKKDAATALFNLSIFHENKARIVQAGAVRYLVELMDPAAGMVDKAVAVLSNLATIPEGRAAIGQEGGIPVLVEVVELGSARGKENAAAALLQLCTNSSRFCNMVLQEGAVPPLVALSQSGTPRAKEKAQSLLSYFRNQRHGNGGRG, encoded by the exons ATGGAGATATCGCTGCTGTCGGTCCTCCTCAAAAATATTTCTAGTTTCTTCAATATGCAAAGCCATGAAAACCGAGCTTCTGAACTCGTTCAAATGTACCACCAAAAGGTTAAAGAAATACTCAAGATAATTAAGCCTGTACTCGAGTCTATTGTCGATGCGGAAGTGGCGTCTGATGAATCACTTCAAAAAGAATTTCCCGGCTTGAGTCAGTCTGTCGAAGACCTCAGGGAGCTTCTCGAAGATTGCCATCCATTGATGAGTAAAGTTTACTTT GTTATGCAAGTTGAATCCTTATTTGCAAAGGTTCGGGCTCAAAGCTTAGAGGTTTTCGAGCTTTTGAAATCTTCTCCCGAAGGACTTCCTGATGAATTGAGTTCTGCATCACTTGAG ATTTGCATACAAAAAATTAAGCATATGGGATATGAAAAATCATCGGCGATTCTTTCAAAAGCTATACGGGATCAAGCAGAGGGTTCGGGACCTAACGCGGATAGCACGTCAAAGATCGCTGATTTTCTTAGCTTGAAGTCAAATCAAGAGCTTCTAATCGAGGCCGTTGCCCttgaaaagttaaaagaaaaCGCCGAACAAGCGGAAAAAATGGGAGATTTAGAGTGCATCGAGGAAATGGTTGCTCTCGTTACCCACATGAACGATTGTTTAATCGAGGCGAAACAGTCGCAAAGCGCCAACCCGGTACCCATACCTCCCGATTTCTGTTGCCCGTTATCGCTTGAACTCATGACGGACCCGGTAATTGTAGCGTCGGGACAGACGTATGAGCGGAGTTATATCCGTAAATGGCTTGATCTCGGGCTTACGGTTTGCCCGAAGACTATGCAAACTCTGGCCCATACGAATCTTATACCTAATTACACCGTGAAGGCACTAATCGCAAATTGGTGTGAGTCAAACAATATTAAGCTCCCGGAACCTGTGAAAACGTTGAACGTGACTCAACCTCGGTCCCCCGAGTCGTCGGTGCGGGCCATAGGTTCGTCCGGTGGGACCAGCCGTCAAGACGGAACGTCTCCGGTGCATCACGTTCAATCATCTTACGAGGATTCTTTGCCGGAAAACGGGCATGATGTGACCGAATCCGGAGACCAAAGTCTTGATTCACGTGCGCAATCATCAGCTAACGAAAAGTTGACGGAGGGTCATCAGAGAACGGTTTCGACTTCCAGCACGCATTCCAACGCAAGCTTTTCTCAAGAGCTATCTCATGAAGCAAACGACGCGTCCGGAACACAGGCGGCAACAGCATATAGCAGTGACGCTTCAGGAGAAGTGGCACCGGCACCGGAACCTCAACCCGCTGCCGCCACTACCCCAACCGCTCCACGACGGGACCACGAGTTCTCCCCGCGGTTTGAAACCCGACCCAGAAATCAGTTATGGCGTAGGCCGTCAGATCGGTATGGCCCGAGAATCGTTTCTTCCCCGTCTACTGAAAACCGACCCGATCTTACCGGAGTCGAAACGCAAGTTAAAAAACTCGTCGAGGAATTGAGTAGCGATTCGGTTGATGTAGTAAGAAAAGCCACAGGTGAACTTCGGTTACTTGCTAGACATAATATGGATAACCGCATTGTTATCGCAAACTGTGGGGGCATCGGTTTATTAATCGGTCTACTCCGGTCAACCGACGAACAAGTCCAAGAAAACGCCGTCACCGCTCTTTTAAACTTATCGATAAACGACAACAACAAATCCGCGATTGCGAACGCGGACGCAATCGAACCGCTGATTCACGTGCTCGAAACTGGGAGCTCCGAGGCTAAAGAAAACTCTGCCGCAACTCTTTTTAGTCTCTCGGTTATCGAAGATAACAAGATAAGAATCGGGAGGTCGGGAGCGATTAGACCGTTGGTTGACTTATTGGGAAACGGAACGCCAAGGGGGAAAAAGGATGCGGCAACGGCGTTGTTTAACTTGTCAATATTTCACGAAAACAAGGCGCGTATTGTTCAGGCCGGTGCCGTAAGGTACCTTGTGGAGTTAATGGATCCGGCAGCTGGGATGGTTGACAAGGCGGTTGCGGTTTTATCGAATCTTGCAACGATTCCCGAGGGGAGAGCTGCTATTGGTCAAGAGGGTGGTATACCGGTCCTGGTTGAAGTTGTTGAGTTGGGTTCGGCTAGAGGGAAGGAGAATGCGGCAGCCGCGCTTCTACAGTTGTGCACAAACAGCAGTCGGTTTTGCAACATGGTCCTACAGGAGGGTGCGGTCCCACCGTTGGTTGCTTTGTCACAGTCGGGTACCCCACGAGCCAAGGAAAAG GCGCAGTCACTGCTTAGCTACTTTAGAAACCAGCGGCATGGTAACGGTGGGAGGGGATAA